From the genome of Treponema denticola:
ATTTTAAATCATATAAATTTTGTTTAAGTTTTTTTAACCATTCTTCAAAAACATTATCGCTAAGAAATTCATTTAAAGCTTCTTCATAACTTTTTCCGGCTTTAATGCTTTCAAGAACCTTAGCCCTATCTTCTTTTGCTTTTTCCTGTAATAAATCGGCAAGAAGATTTCTTGCCTTATCCGAATTCTTAAAAGCAGGTTGAAAATAAAGATCTATAGACTTTATTGCTTCTAAACTGACTTTAAGAGAATCTTGAACAACAGGCAAAACACAGATATTGTTACTGCAAAAAGCTGATGTAACAGCTTCAAGCTCAAGCTCTTTTTTCTTTACAGGCAAGTATCCCGTAGAAACTGCAAATTCCGAATATTTTTGCATATTTGTAAGCCATTTTAAAAAAAGGACAGAGGCTGTTTCACGCTTTAAATTACTTTTAAGTACAGCCATGCCGGCTCCCTGCTGAACGATAGCTTTATTCTTTGCATTTCTAAAATGCGGAAGGGGTAAAACGTGCAAATCAACCGGAGTAAAATTACCTGAAGCATCTATGACTTTAGACGGTAAATATATTGCAGAAGAAGTTGATGTTATGCAGGCAATGATATCTCCGGTTTTTAAATCATCACTCCTAAATCTTCCTTTTGCAGTAAAAAAACCTTTTACAAATGGAACATAATAATTATCCCAACAGGTACGCAGAACTTTTTTATCGAAGACAAAATCAACATCCCCGTTTTCTAAAACATTGAAAATGCTGTTACCGAGTTCATAGGTTCCGGTTAAAATATAGTTACTCAGAGCATCCCGTCCAAAAAAAGGCTTACCGTCATTAGGCGCATCCGTTAACGAATCGGTCCACTTATAATATAATTCTGCGGTCTTTACCAAGTCCTCCCATGTAATCAAATCATTGTAAGAAACACCCATGGCTTCTGTAAAAGGTTTCCATGCAGTTTCATTTAAAATTAAAATCTCGGTAGATTTTGCAACAGGAAAAAGCTTAATTTCATTTTTTATTCCGAATCCGGAGGAATATAAAAAACCTTTTACATATTCTTCTTTTTCTTTTTCCGTAAAAAAATCGGATAAGTCTAATAAGAGATCTTGCACATTAAATTCATAAGCTGTATCGGGATAAGCGGAAAAAATATCGGGAATATCATCTGCCCCAAGTTTTTGAGCCAAAGCATCGGCAAGAAAAGCCGATATTTCGCTTGCATTTCCTGCCCTCCTTATACCCTGTGCATAAACGCCATATTTGGCTCCTTCAGAAGTATTAAAATTTTCGATTAATTCGTCAAATTTATCTTTTTGCGATGCAGTATAATAGTGCCAAATATTTATTGTTACCGGATTATTTTTATTTAAAACATTTTCTATATCATATTTAGCTATATTTTTTTTTGTACAGCCTGTAGATGAGCATATAAGTAAACATATAACAACAAATCTTATGATTTTCATAAAAACCTCGTAGAGTGTATTTTATCATAACATGTATATAAGGACAAGCATTATGGAGAAAGTAAAGTATTTTTTTTAATTTCAACATAACCTAAGGAAATAAGATCACTGTAAATGGTTTTAAAACTAGTATCGAAACCGTAAGCAGCAGCAAAGACTGCAACATAAAACGAATCGGATGAGGGCTCGGCTGAAGATTGTACATCATAGTCCCCTTTTTTTGCATCCTTAAAGTCTTCACCGTTTTGGCGTTGCGTCTTACCCTCTGTTGATCCGTCCACATTAAAATCATTCGGAAAAAAATTGAGATTTTCAATACGGAATTTAACACTGCGATTATTAAGCGGAACAGCAGAAGGAGCATTAATAAGCGGACGGTCTTGGTAGGAATGATTGGAATGCGCTAAAAGCCTATAATTATACGAAGAAAGCAAATAGTTTACAGAGTTTGAAGGATTTGTTTCGGTGTATTTTTCCATATTGCTTATTACGCTTTCACAATCTCTTTTTGACTCATAAATACGGTAATAAATTTCAAAACCTTTAAAAAAACCGGAAGCTGATTGAAAATTAGTTTTATCTGAAGTCTCAAATTCAAAATACTTTTTATTTTCATCAGTATGCCCCGTAGGTCTATGGATTAACTTAGGAGGTTCCAAATAAACAATATCATCTATACCGCAGGACAAAAAAATACAAGCAAATACTGCAAATAATATGATTCTCCTAAACATAGAAAGCCTCATGCTAGGATAAATCGGTATTTCTCCAATTTATCCCACAGCCGGTCCTATTTTGTATCATTCCCTGTAAGAACAATTATGCGGGACTTTGCAAGAAGAGCCCATTCGTTCTGAGGATATTTTTCCAAAAGCTTATTATATGAAAGTATAGCCTCATCTTTTTTGGACAAAGCTTCATACAAGCGGCCTACATTAAAAAGAGCCCTAGGGATTAGCGGAAAATTTTCAACCTTTGAAACCCTTTCGTAGTAAGATAGAGCCTTTTCATTATTACCTAACTCATCCGCACAAGCTGCAGCATTAAAAGATGCAATTCCTTCAACATAAGAGTTTTTTACAGCATCTGCTGCCAGTTCATAAAATTTTAAAGCATCTTCATACATTTTTCTTTCAAAATATATTTCTGCAATTACGGTATTTGCTCTAAAACCCGCATAGGAATTAGCATATTTTACTCCAAGAAGTTTTAATTCTTCAATGGATTTGTCTTCCAGTTCTTTTACCGCATTTGAAGTCTTTTTGTCAGTATCCGAACCGGTATCTTCGGCTTTATTTTCTTGCTTAAATTCTTCAAGATCATAAATTATTCTCTCGACCTGTGTTACCGAAGTCTTTCTTGAATTTTCAACTGTATAAGACCAAATAATGGCCCCCATTACTGCTATTATAACCAAAGCAAAAAGCACAAGTACTATTTTTCTGTTTGCTGTCAAAAAATCATTGATCTTTTGTGCCAAATCCTTATTTTCTTCTAAAGCCATTTTATATCTCCTTAATTTCAAGCTCTTTTATCAATCTCGATAAATATGTACGCTGTATTCCGAGTTTTTCAGCTGCAATTGTTTGATTCCATTTTTGCTCATTGAGCACTCCGGCAATAAAGGATTTTTTAAAGTCATTTATTGCAGATTTTAAGTCCACGTCCTTATAATTTACCTCAGCCGCAAAGGAGGGGTTATCAAGCTTTAAAAGTAGATCTTTTTGCTCAATATAAGGCGGTTTACCTAAAACACAAGCCCGCTCAACGGCGTTTTCAAGTTCCCGTATATTTCCCGGCCATGAATAAGCTTTTATAAGTCTTTCTGCATCAGGCGAAAAACCTAAAAAGGGCTTTTTTACTTCTTTTACGAATTTTTTTAAAAAAAACTGAGCGAGCTCCGGTATATCTTCCCTTCGATTCCTAAGAGGAGGAATGTATATAGGTAAAACATTTAATCTATAATAAAGATCCGACCTGAACTTTCCCTGTTTAACAAGATCTTCAATATTCTTGTTTGTAGCGGCAATAATACGAGTATCTACTTTTATCGTCTTATTTGATCCTACTTTTTCAAAGGCCATTTCCTGCAAAACTCTCAAAAGTTTTGTCTGTAAGGCAAGAGGTATGTCGCCTATTTCATCCAAGAATATAGTTCCTTGATCGGCCAGCTCAAAACGCCCCTTTCTATCGGAAATTGCATCCGTAAAAGAACCTCTTACATGGCCGAAAAGCTCACTTTCAAGCAAGCCTTCAGGCAAAGCTGCACAGTTTACTCTAATAAAGGGTTTACTTACACGCCGTGAATTCAAGTGGAGCTGTTCTGCAATAAGCTCCTTTCCTACCCCGCTTTCCCCCAATATAAGAACAGAAGCATCGGATGCAGCTATGTTACGGCAAAGCTCAAGTTTTTCTATCATTACATTGCTCTTTGCTATAAAAGTATGATAGCCCCTATCCTGCTCCAACTGATCTTGAAGGCATATAATCTCTTCGCGGGATTTTTTATAATGGTTTGCATTTTGATAGGCTATAGCAGTCTGAGTAGCAAAAAGTTCAAGCACATTTAAGTCATCGGAATCAAAATTCTTTCCTCCGGTCTTGTTTAGAACTTCAATAACGCCTATACACTCATCCTTTATACGCATAGGAACCGCAATCATATTACGGTTCCTATAACCTGTTGCCTTCTGTACTGTAGGATCAAAGCGCGGATCGCTTAGAACATCATTTATGATAACACTCCGGTTATACTTTACAGTCCAACCGGCAATACCGTCTAAACCGACTACAATTTTTTTTGCTTCAATACCTTTAGGACCTATTGCAATTTCAAAACGCAGTTTATCGCCATCCGGTTCCATCATCAAAAGAGACGCAGCATCTCCCTCTACAACCTGCATTGCCGACTCTACAATCTTCTCCAAAAGAATACTCAAATCGGAATAATTTGAGTTAATCAACAAGCTTGTGTTTATAAGAGTATTAAGCTTATCTCTTTTAATGCTCTCAACTTCACTCATAAACGAACGAAATTACTCCGGTTTATTCTTTAAAAGATCTCCAAGAGTATAAGATGCATCATCATCTTCTTGTTCGGTCGACATATATTGCGAAATTTCTTCTTGCTGTTGTTTTCGTTTAAAATCCTTGATAGAAAAAGCAGCCTTTTTATTCCTTGGATTTATTTCAATTACTACAGCCTTAATTTTATCGCCTACAGCATACTTTGCAAGAGCTTCTTCAGGAGTTTCATCTCTTGATTCTACCAGATTCTGCTTATGAATTAAACCTTCAATATCTCCGGGCACTTTTACAAATACACCGAAATCGGTAATAGATGAAACTTCTCCCTCAACTATGGAACCTACTTTATAGGTTGAAGCAAATTTTTCCCATGGATCATCAGTTAACTGCTTGATGCCCAACCTAATTCTTCTTGACTCGGCATCACACTCGATAACGATAACTTCGATTTCCTGGCCGACTTCGAGCTCGCTTCCGGGATGTTTTACCCTCTTAATCCAAGAGATATCGTCGGCATGTAAAAATCCGTCAATACCTTCTTCAAGAGAAATAAAGGCGCCTGCATTGGTAATTTTAACAACCTTTCGGGTTAAACGGGTTCCTACGGGGTAACGCTCTTCAATAGTATCCCACGGATTGTCGGTAACTTGCTTTAGACCTAAAGAAACCCTGCCGGCCTGAATATCATAGCCTAGAATCATACATGTTACCTTATCTCCGGGCTTTAATACATCCTCAGGCTTGTTAATTTTTTTAACCCAGCTGAATTCGCTGATATGAGCCAAACCTTCAATTCCTTCATCCAATTCGATAAAGGCACCGAAGTCGGTAGTCTTTGTAACAGTTCCGGTAACGATGTCATCAACATGGAATTTATCCTCAAACTGAAGCCAAGGATCCTGAGTAAAATGCTTTAATGATAGGTTTATTCTCTTGTTCTCCGGATCAAGGCGGATTACCTTAAGTTCTATCTCTTCGCCCTTCTTTACAAAGTCCTTAGGACGCGTTACATGGCCCCAGCTCATATCATTGATATGCAAAAGACCGTCAAAGCCGCCTAAATCGATAAAGGCACCAAAGCTGGTAAAGCTCTTAACCGAGCCCTTTACCGTGTCGCCTATCTTTGTATTTTCAAAAAAAGCATTTCTTTCTTTTTCGGTCCGTTCTTCCATATACTTACGGCGGTTTACAACAATATTCTCTCCAGAGCGTGAATTAAAGCTAAGTTTTTCTATATAGAATTTTGACTTTAAACCTACCAAAGTTTCAGGCTTTTCAACACGCGATACATCAGCTTGGCTGAGAGGTAAAAAAGCTGTCAGGCCTCCGCCAAGTTTAACTTCATACCCGGATCTAACCTGCTTTACAATAGTACCTTCAATCGGTGTTCTATCGGCATAAGCCTGTTTAAAATCTCTTTGAAGAATAAACCTATCGGCCTTGATCTTTGATACGGACAAATGTCCATTCGATCCCTCGGTTTTTTCGATAAGTACATTTACCTTATCATTAATCTTAGGTTCTTCATCAAACTCATCCAAAGAAATATGACCTTCGGATTTACCGCCTACATCGACAAAAACGGTTCCGTTGTTTACAGCAACAACATAACCTTCTTTAATTGTCCCCGCCTCTGGAGCCTCAAAATTATTTAAGTACTCCTCTTGTAATTGTGCTTGGATGTTTCCGTTGGAGTCTTTTTCAACATCCTTAACCACTTCCATCTTTTCCATAGATAACCCTTTATTATTGATATTTTCCGACTTTGATGCCGGCATTATTGCCGACACCTCTGCCAGCATTTTTGCATAAACTTCATTTATAGTTAAATCCGATGTATCTAAGTACACGGCATCGGGAGCTACTTTTAAGCTCCCTTCTTTTTTGGTTTTATCGACTTCATCTCTTTCTAAAATCGCTTTTTTTATTTCTTCCAATGAAAGGTTGCTTGTCCCCTGCTCAAAGCGTCTTTTGGCTCTTGCATCTACTGAAGCATCAAGGTAAAACTTAATATCCGCATTCGGAAAAACTACGGTAGTCATATCCCTGCCCTCACAGACAGCCCCTGATCTAGCAGCTTCCTCGCGAATTTTTTCGTTTAATATATGCCTTATAGGAACTATAGCCGAAAGAGGAGCTACTATAGCTTCCACTGCATCGCTTCTAAGATAAGGTTCAACATTTTCTTCACCTAAAAACATAGAGCCGTTTTTATAAAAAAGCTCGGTTTTTTCGGCAAAGGAAGCCCACTTTTTTTCATCCGAAAGGTCAGGCATTTGTCCTCCGTTTCCGTCGCTGCCCCCGCCAAAGGAGCGCAAAACAGCCAGAGCTAATGCCCGATAAAAACTGCCGGTATTCATAAACGTAATATTAAAGTGTTCTGCAATCATTTTTGCAAGAGTACTTTTACCAGAGCCGGCAGGTCCATCAATCGCTATTATCATATTTTACCATTATACAATTTTTTCAACATTATGTATATACTTTTTTACAAAAAGTATAGTATTTTTTTTTAAAATATATTATTATACTAGGCATTATGGGAAAGAAAAGTGCATCTTTAGGCTGTTTTTTTTGGCTTGCTTTTATTTTATTGGTTGCTTTGCTTTTTTTTATAAACAAAGACAATATAGGCCGTGTCTTAGAAAAGACCAATGCCTTGAGCTTATTTAAGAAAAAAGAAGCCGTCGAAAAAGAAAACGACGAGGTCGACATAAGTGAAATCCAAAAAGAAATTCAAAAAATAAGAGAAGAAGATGAAAACGGCGATTCCTCAATAGAAGTCCCAATCGAGAAAAAAGCCGATAACAATACGGAAATAAAAGATCAGAATACCGCAAAAAACAATTCAGAAAAAGGAAAAACCGGTTCTAAACCTAAACAAAAAGAGAACAAGCCTATAAAAGATCAAACCGATATATCTCAGAGCGGAAAGGAAAAAAATTAAAATCAACAAGCCGTAAAACCTTCCGAAACCAAAAAAACTGAAAATATTAAAAAAGAGCAAAAGCCGGCCGAAAAACGCAGTGCAAAAATATATTTAGTAAAGATAGAAACAGACGGAAAACTAGTGCGCAAATCCGTTATAAGAGAATTTGTAAAAACCGATTCTCCTTTAACCGATACAATTCAGAGTCTTCTTACAGGCCCGACAAACGAGGAATCAAAAAAAGGATTAAGGACATTTATTCCGCCGGACACAAAACTAATATCTATTGAAGTAAAAAATAATATAGCAGAAATCAACCTTAGCGAAGACTTTCAATTTAACCGGTACGGAATAGAAGCCTATCAAGCGCAACTATCACAAATAGTATTCACTGCATGCGAATATTCAACTGTAGATTCGGTTCAATTTTTAATTCAGGGACAAAAGAAAGAATATTTGGGAGCGGAAGGTATATGGATAGGCTCACCTCTTTCCGTTAATTCATTCTAAAACAATAGAATTGCAGTTTATAAACCTAACAAAGCAATAAACACACAATCTTATAAACAGCAATTCTACCTAATTGAGCCCTTGTATTAGCCTAAGAATACTTGAGCATTATTGTCGATGGCTAAAATTGTCTTACATTCGGAACATCTAAATCTGCCGGCCTTAGTAGCCTTAAGCTTCTTTGAGCATATAGGGCAGGCAAATATTTTAGGAAAGACTTGAGAGTTTGCCGTCGTACTTGAGCTTTGAAAGAAAGCCACTGCATCGGACAATGCATCCTTAATATTAAAAAATTGAGAAAAGCCTAAAAGCTGAAATATCTCGTAAACCTTAGGCTGAATATCCAATAAAACGATATCTCCGCCTCTTGGTTTTACGGTTTTTAAAAAGGCTGTAAAAGAACCTATACCTGTAGATGAAACATAATTTAAAGCGGCACAGTTAAATACAATCTGTATAAATCCGCCGTCAATTATCTTTGCTATACGTTTTTGGAAAAACGCAGAGTTATATGTATCAATGTAGCCGTTTAAAAAAACGACCACGCACTTATCAAGTCCATCTACTCTTTGAAGCCGAATCTTTAAACTATCATCTTTTTCATCATCAAAGCCGGCTATAACACTGTTATTACTCATAATTCTCCCGATTTTTTCAAAATAAAGAAATAATCCAGTATCTCCACCCAGCATTATACTCTTTATTTAAAAAAAAGTCAAATACAAAACAGAAAAATATCTATTTTTCTGTAGCTTTTACTTTTAAGAATTCACATAATACCATAATAGAACAAAGATATTTCTTTACAGTTACAGTATCGGATGATATATAATTGCCCTATAGCTTATTTTATCAAATCTTTTAAAGATTTTTTTTTTAATTTCTCTTGACATAAAAGCTGAATGACGTCAATATACAAAAATGAATTTTGAAAAAACGATTATTCTTTGCCGGCCGGAAACAAGTGCAAATATAGGAGCCGTATGCAGAGTTATGGCAAATACCGGTTTTAGCGATTTAAGGATTACGGGAAACAAGGAGGATTACGATGAAACGGAAGTCTTAAAACTGGCCCTTCACGCCTCCCATGTGTGGAAAAATGCTCATTTTTACCCTCCTACCATCGAAGGCTTAAAAGAAGCCGCATCGGATTGTTCAACCTTAATAGGCACGAGCAGGCGTACAGGCCATAAACGTAAAGATCTTGGCATGAGCCCCGAAGACCTCTGCCTTGATTTAAAAAGATTTTACGGAGGCAGATTAGGCCTTGTTTTTGGAAATGAGCGCACCGGTCTTACGGATGAAGAGATTAACCTATGCTCTTTTTCCGTTAATATTCCAGCTGAAGAAGACTTCGGCTCCTATAACCTTTCTCATGCAGTTCTGATTCTTTGTTATTCCATGTATATAGCGGAAAAAGGTAATACGCTAGCGGAAAATAATAATCCGCAAATAGAAAAAAACATTTATTTAAAAAAAGCTTCAATGAAAATGATTCAAGAAAACTCGGAACAGATATGCAAATACCTTTCAGGACTAGGTTTATTTAAAAAAGGAGGAAAAAAAACAAATGAAACCTTTTTTATTGAGCTTTTATCATCTGCGGGAGCCTCTGAATTCGATATAATGCATTTAACTGAAATTTTTAAGAAACTTTTTTTTATGTATAGTTGTTAATACACTGATAATTATCCTTGAGGAGGGATATTATGGTAACTGTTTTGTCGGTAGGAGGCTCTATAGTAGCCCCGGATAAACCGGATTTTGATTTTTTGGATAAATTTTCAAAAGCTGTAAGAGGATGGCTTTCTCAAGACTCATCACGAAAGCTTATTATGGTGATAGGAGGCGGAGCTCCTGCAAGGGAGTATCAAAACTCTTATAGAACAGTCTGCGATTTGTGCAAAAAAAATATAAATAATGATGAAGCAGACTGGATAGGCATAATGGCTACAAGGCTTAATGCCCAGCTTGTAAAAGCCGTTTTTTCAGACCTTTGTCCTAACCCTGTAGTTTACGACCCAACTGCCGTTGATATGTTCGGAGGACAAATCTTAGTTGCTGCCGGCTGGAAACCCGGTTTTTCAACGGATAATGACGCAGTATTACTTGCAGAGAGGTTTTCAGGACAACTGGTAGTAAATCTTTCAAACATTGCCAAGGTTTATACCGATGATCCTAAAAAAAATCCTGAGGCAAAGCCGATTGATAAAATTTCTTGGGAAGATTTTATAAAAATAGTGGGGACGGAATGGGTGCCCGGAAAAAACACTCCTTTTGATCCTATAGCAAGCCAAAGAGCTCAAAAAGCCGGAATAAAGGTAATATGTGCAGCAGGAAAGGATATTGAAAATTTGGAAAACATTCTCAACGGTAAAGACTTTAAAGGAACGGTGATCGGCTAATGGAAAATTATTATAACATACTGAATATTTCTAAGTCTGCAGATGAAGAAGAAATAAAAAAGGCCTATAGAAATCTGGCTATGAGGTATCATCCCGACAAAAATCCTGGAAATAAAATAGCTGAAGAAAAATTTAAAAGGATAAGCGAGGCTTATTCAATATTATCAAATCCTCAAAAGAGAAAAGACTATGACCTTGGTATGGAAAATACATTTACATCGGGCCGAACATACAGCCAAAATGAAAACCCATTTGGAGAAGATATATTTACTTCAGAATGGTGGCAAAAATGGCGAAAAGTGCGGAAAGATAATGCCAAGAAAAAAGAAAAGATTAGCCGAAGAGAAGCCTTTAAGATCCTTATACGAGGCATAATACTAACCATAGCAGGGGTTCTGCTTTTCAAGAGTGTTATATTTTTAGGAGTTCTAGGCTTACTTTTAGCCTTATCCCTTGTTTCGGAAGGCATCATCCGAATACGGAAAGGCTATACAGCAATATTTACCTAAAAGATTATCTTTCTCTGAAGATAATTCGGCCTCTAGTTAAGTCATAGGGGGATAGGGCAACCTTGACCGTATCTCCCGGAACGATTTTAATATAATGCTTCCGCATCTTTCCCGATAAATGAGCTAAAATAACATGTCCGTTTTTTAGCTCAACCCTAAACATAGTATTTGGAAGAGATTCCTTAACAATACCTTCCACTTCAATTGCTTCTTCCTTAGCCACAAGACCTCCAAAAAAAAATGAATAAATTTCAAAAAAGCATTTGCTTTTTTCTTAATTCAGCCGTATAATTCTAAAGTCTATTAAAAAAATTGTCAACTAGGAGAAGTGTATGAAAAAGAAGTTTATTGATGAAATGAAAGAATATTTGCTAAAAGAAAGGGAAGACATACTTACATCCTTGCAAAGAAATGATAAAGAGTATGAAGAAACCTTGGCAAACAGCATTCCAAAAGACTTTGCAGATCTGGCATCCTATAGCACCGATAGGGATATGATGGAATTTATAGGAGACAGCAATTTAAAGAAGCTTCAAAAAATAGATTCTGCACTGGAAAGGATTAGGGAAGGCAAATACGGTAAGTGTATAACTTGTAATCAGCAAATTCCGGAAGACAGACTTAAAGCCCTTCCATATGCATTAAAATGCATCGA
Proteins encoded in this window:
- a CDS encoding sigma-54-dependent Fis family transcriptional regulator; the protein is MSEVESIKRDKLNTLINTSLLINSNYSDLSILLEKIVESAMQVVEGDAASLLMMEPDGDKLRFEIAIGPKGIEAKKIVVGLDGIAGWTVKYNRSVIINDVLSDPRFDPTVQKATGYRNRNMIAVPMRIKDECIGVIEVLNKTGGKNFDSDDLNVLELFATQTAIAYQNANHYKKSREEIICLQDQLEQDRGYHTFIAKSNVMIEKLELCRNIAASDASVLILGESGVGKELIAEQLHLNSRRVSKPFIRVNCAALPEGLLESELFGHVRGSFTDAISDRKGRFELADQGTIFLDEIGDIPLALQTKLLRVLQEMAFEKVGSNKTIKVDTRIIAATNKNIEDLVKQGKFRSDLYYRLNVLPIYIPPLRNRREDIPELAQFFLKKFVKEVKKPFLGFSPDAERLIKAYSWPGNIRELENAVERACVLGKPPYIEQKDLLLKLDNPSFAAEVNYKDVDLKSAINDFKKSFIAGVLNEQKWNQTIAAEKLGIQRTYLSRLIKELEIKEI
- a CDS encoding STAS domain-containing protein, with the protein product MSNNSVIAGFDDEKDDSLKIRLQRVDGLDKCVVVFLNGYIDTYNSAFFQKRIAKIIDGGFIQIVFNCAALNYVSSTGIGSFTAFLKTVKPRGGDIVLLDIQPKVYEIFQLLGFSQFFNIKDALSDAVAFFQSSSTTANSQVFPKIFACPICSKKLKATKAGRFRCSECKTILAIDNNAQVFLG
- a CDS encoding tetratricopeptide repeat protein, producing the protein MALEENKDLAQKINDFLTANRKIVLVLFALVIIAVMGAIIWSYTVENSRKTSVTQVERIIYDLEEFKQENKAEDTGSDTDKKTSNAVKELEDKSIEELKLLGVKYANSYAGFRANTVIAEIYFERKMYEDALKFYELAADAVKNSYVEGIASFNAAACADELGNNEKALSYYERVSKVENFPLIPRALFNVGRLYEALSKKDEAILSYNKLLEKYPQNEWALLAKSRIIVLTGNDTK
- a CDS encoding extracellular solute-binding protein, producing MKIIRFVVICLLICSSTGCTKKNIAKYDIENVLNKNNPVTINIWHYYTASQKDKFDELIENFNTSEGAKYGVYAQGIRRAGNASEISAFLADALAQKLGADDIPDIFSAYPDTAYEFNVQDLLLDLSDFFTEKEKEEYVKGFLYSSGFGIKNEIKLFPVAKSTEILILNETAWKPFTEAMGVSYNDLITWEDLVKTAELYYKWTDSLTDAPNDGKPFFGRDALSNYILTGTYELGNSIFNVLENGDVDFVFDKKVLRTCWDNYYVPFVKGFFTAKGRFRSDDLKTGDIIACITSTSSAIYLPSKVIDASGNFTPVDLHVLPLPHFRNAKNKAIVQQGAGMAVLKSNLKRETASVLFLKWLTNMQKYSEFAVSTGYLPVKKKELELEAVTSAFCSNNICVLPVVQDSLKVSLEAIKSIDLYFQPAFKNSDKARNLLADLLQEKAKEDRAKVLESIKAGKSYEEALNEFLSDNVFEEWLKKLKQNLYDLK
- a CDS encoding DnaJ domain-containing protein yields the protein MENYYNILNISKSADEEEIKKAYRNLAMRYHPDKNPGNKIAEEKFKRISEAYSILSNPQKRKDYDLGMENTFTSGRTYSQNENPFGEDIFTSEWWQKWRKVRKDNAKKKEKISRREAFKILIRGIILTIAGVLLFKSVIFLGVLGLLLALSLVSEGIIRIRKGYTAIFT
- a CDS encoding RNA methyltransferase, encoding MNFEKTIILCRPETSANIGAVCRVMANTGFSDLRITGNKEDYDETEVLKLALHASHVWKNAHFYPPTIEGLKEAASDCSTLIGTSRRTGHKRKDLGMSPEDLCLDLKRFYGGRLGLVFGNERTGLTDEEINLCSFSVNIPAEEDFGSYNLSHAVLILCYSMYIAEKGNTLAENNNPQIEKNIYLKKASMKMIQENSEQICKYLSGLGLFKKGGKKTNETFFIELLSSAGASEFDIMHLTEIFKKLFFMYSC
- the pyrH gene encoding UMP kinase, with amino-acid sequence MVTVLSVGGSIVAPDKPDFDFLDKFSKAVRGWLSQDSSRKLIMVIGGGAPAREYQNSYRTVCDLCKKNINNDEADWIGIMATRLNAQLVKAVFSDLCPNPVVYDPTAVDMFGGQILVAAGWKPGFSTDNDAVLLAERFSGQLVVNLSNIAKVYTDDPKKNPEAKPIDKISWEDFIKIVGTEWVPGKNTPFDPIASQRAQKAGIKVICAAGKDIENLENILNGKDFKGTVIG
- a CDS encoding GerMN domain-containing protein, with the protein product MRKSVIREFVKTDSPLTDTIQSLLTGPTNEESKKGLRTFIPPDTKLISIEVKNNIAEINLSEDFQFNRYGIEAYQAQLSQIVFTACEYSTVDSVQFLIQGQKKEYLGAEGIWIGSPLSVNSF
- the rpsA gene encoding 30S ribosomal protein S1, with the translated sequence MIIAIDGPAGSGKSTLAKMIAEHFNITFMNTGSFYRALALAVLRSFGGGSDGNGGQMPDLSDEKKWASFAEKTELFYKNGSMFLGEENVEPYLRSDAVEAIVAPLSAIVPIRHILNEKIREEAARSGAVCEGRDMTTVVFPNADIKFYLDASVDARAKRRFEQGTSNLSLEEIKKAILERDEVDKTKKEGSLKVAPDAVYLDTSDLTINEVYAKMLAEVSAIMPASKSENINNKGLSMEKMEVVKDVEKDSNGNIQAQLQEEYLNNFEAPEAGTIKEGYVVAVNNGTVFVDVGGKSEGHISLDEFDEEPKINDKVNVLIEKTEGSNGHLSVSKIKADRFILQRDFKQAYADRTPIEGTIVKQVRSGYEVKLGGGLTAFLPLSQADVSRVEKPETLVGLKSKFYIEKLSFNSRSGENIVVNRRKYMEERTEKERNAFFENTKIGDTVKGSVKSFTSFGAFIDLGGFDGLLHINDMSWGHVTRPKDFVKKGEEIELKVIRLDPENKRINLSLKHFTQDPWLQFEDKFHVDDIVTGTVTKTTDFGAFIELDEGIEGLAHISEFSWVKKINKPEDVLKPGDKVTCMILGYDIQAGRVSLGLKQVTDNPWDTIEERYPVGTRLTRKVVKITNAGAFISLEEGIDGFLHADDISWIKRVKHPGSELEVGQEIEVIVIECDAESRRIRLGIKQLTDDPWEKFASTYKVGSIVEGEVSSITDFGVFVKVPGDIEGLIHKQNLVESRDETPEEALAKYAVGDKIKAVVIEINPRNKKAAFSIKDFKRKQQQEEISQYMSTEQEDDDASYTLGDLLKNKPE
- the infA gene encoding translation initiation factor IF-1 codes for the protein MAKEEAIEVEGIVKESLPNTMFRVELKNGHVILAHLSGKMRKHYIKIVPGDTVKVALSPYDLTRGRIIFRER
- a CDS encoding TraR/DksA family transcriptional regulator gives rise to the protein MKKKFIDEMKEYLLKEREDILTSLQRNDKEYEETLANSIPKDFADLASYSTDRDMMEFIGDSNLKKLQKIDSALERIREGKYGKCITCNQQIPEDRLKALPYALKCIDCQTKSEKKMHPQN